One Cryptomeria japonica chromosome 9, Sugi_1.0, whole genome shotgun sequence genomic window carries:
- the LOC131858405 gene encoding uncharacterized protein LOC131858405, whose amino-acid sequence MVPNVEERDLIVSELQNYEGGRGKLFSSELARRGRTTQTPDAWWQNWGGNTPHLKKFALRVLCQPCSSSNCERNWSLFEAIHTKKRSKLAQKRLNDLVYVQYNLRLRVKKVEELEGGPIDLDDIDPYSDWTSQEQPPLFSDTDITDLERQAMEEGGGFGFRLDDIEEDEDEDSLPVPEAGGDIASSRMEDESQSTIPSEEAQSRPVPQQTYTTRQSRPSSSTSPHVFARARKRKL is encoded by the exons atggtacctaatgttgaggagagagacctcattgtgagtgagctccaaaattatgagggaggaaggggtaagctattctcttcagagctggctaggagaggaagaaccactcaaaccccag atgcttggtggcaaaattggggtggaaacaccccacatctcaaaaaatttgccctcagagtcttatgtcagccttgcagttcatccaattgtgagcgcaattggagcttgtttgaagcaatccacacgaagaagaggagcaagttagcgcagaaacggctcaatgaccttgtctacgtgcaatataatcttcgattgcgcgtaaagaaggtagaggaactagaaggtggtccaattgacttggatgatatagatccttacagtgattggacatcacaggagcagcctccattgttttccgacactgacatcactgatttggagaggcaggctatggaggaggggggtggatttggtttcaggttggatgacattgaggaggatgaggatgaggattcattgccagtgccagaggcaggtggagacatagcttcatccaggatggaggatgagtctcaatcaaccataccgagcgaggaggcacagtcacgcccagtcccacagcagacttatacgactagacagtctagaccctctagttctacctctccccatgtTTTTGCGAGAGCTAGGAAGAgaaagttgtaa